Sequence from the Trichocoleus sp. FACHB-46 genome:
CGATCGCTTTTAAGAAAACTGCTGCTCTACCACATCCTACATCCAGAACCGTGGAGTTTGGAGCAATTCGAGAAACGACTCTCTGAAGCCGCATCCATCGCAGTATAGGCTCTAAAAAGGGTTCACTCATAATTTTAGAGAGCATTTCTCCCAGGATATTTTGATGCTTTTTGGGAAGGCAAAAAACATCCGACAGCGCATCAATTATCTCAAGATCTGAGCCAATTATTCAATTTAAAGTAGTAAAGGGCGAAATCCATGTTTCATTGAGGCATTTCCAATCTGATCCATTTTGTCAACCGTAATTTGGTTGCGCCCCCAGGAAAAATTGGTATGCCATTTCTCAAATTCTAGAAGCATAGATTCTGCAAAGCAGGCAAACAGTTGACGTGCAGGAGCGTCCATACTGACGATCTGCATAATTCGCCAATCAATGTCGAGGGAGTGCTCCACGATGCCACCGTTCAAAACATGCACACCAGGATGCTGAATCTTAGTCCCTAAGTTTTTCGGGTAGCCACCATCAATCAGCAAACAAGGCTGCTTTAAGGTAGACGGATCAATCTCTACACCTTTGGGCATACTAGCCACCCAAACGACAATATCCGCTAAGGGTAAGGCTTCGTCCAACTCCATGACTTTGCCACGACCCAATTCTGCTTGCAAATCGAATAAGCGCTCTTGATTGCGGGCAATGAGCAATAGTTCTGCCACGTCTGTCCGAGCATCTAGCCAGCGGCACACGGCACTGCCAATATCTCCAGTAGCTCCACAAACCGCAACTGTCGCTTTCGAAAGTTCAATCCCTAATTGTTTTGCTGCCTGTTCAACTTGACGACAAATAATATAGGCGGTGTGAGTATTACCAGTGGTAAAGCGCTCAAACTCCAGCTTGATATTCCGAACCTGCTGAATTTGATTTAGGTTGAAGTTCTCGAAAATGATTGAAGAGAATCCACCTAGAGCTGTGATGTTAAGGCCATGCTTTTGAGCATGAGCCATGGCATTAATCACTTTGCGAGTGGCTGCCTTGATGCGTCGTGTCGCCAACATTTCAGGCAAGAAGCAAGATTCAACGTACTTGCCTTCAATCTTTTGGCCCGTTAGGCTGGTGACCGTGATGGTGTCAACAATTTGCGGGGGAGCACTACACCAAAAATCTAATCCTTGATCAGCGTACTCTGGGTAGCCCAGCTCTCTGGCAACAGATTGGGCGTGTTCTAAACTAGTGAGGTGACCGATAAGACCAAACATGGACGGTTGGGGAGCCTACGATTCAGGCTAGCTTTAGGTTGGTAGTAATTGAAACGAGTGATTGCTCAAAGTACTCAAAAATACTACATAAATTTGCCGATCAGTTGGTAGGTTCTGATCGGCAAATTTGTGCAGGTACTAAATAGCGATCGCTCAGTAGAAAACAACTGACTCTGATCAAAAGGAAAGATTGGCAATGGATTCCCTCATCAGACTCCTGAGGTTGCCTAAATGTTCCTAACTTAGGCAGCAGCAAGGCCGTAGGCAGACATACGCATGATATCGCGAGTGCTAAAACCAATGTTGCTCAGCGCTTCGCCATACTGAATCATGAAGTCTTCTACCAAAGCTTCTTTTTCCATACTCAAAACCTGAGCGTCTTCTGCGACTTGGTTCAACATGCGCCAAACCAAAGGTAAGTTCTGACGATTCGCTACTTCTAGCTCAGCTTTGGCAGTTTCAAAGTTAGCTTTGAGCCATTCTTCCCCGTAGTTCAGATGACTGTACTCATCTTTGACTACGCCTTCGGTGATTTTACGCGCGAAGTCGTCAGCGACGGGAATATAAATGTTGTAAGCTGCGATCGCAAAGCACTCAATAATGAGGGATTGAATCAGCAAGCAAGTCACAATCTGGTTGTTTGCCGCTGCGACTTGAAAATTACCATGCAGGTCAGAGAAGAACTGACGAGCAAACTCCATATCTGGCGTGACTTGAAGATTACGACCACAGGCTTCAAAGCCTTTCTTATGGCGATTCTCCATTCTGGCTAGACTCACCAATTGATCGTGATTGTCCGGCAGCATTTCAGCCAGCTTCAGGTAATTTTCGTGAGCCTCTTGTTCGCCTTCAATCACAATCGCGTTAATCCGACTGTAGGCATCTTTGTAGGCTGCGCTATGGAAGTCAATTTCTAGACTGGCCTCAAGCTGCGGCATGGATCTCTTGTCTCCTCATCATGAATCAGTCGGTGATAGTTCGACTTGGTAGAACTATGGACTAAAGATTGTGACGGCAGAATGTAAATTATTAATTTACAACCTTAAGTTACTTTAACCTTTTTTAATGGCGGATCGACCAAGCAGAAAGTAGGAATATCACAAGTTGACCCGTGAGCCGATTACTAAGCAGTTGCATCGAGACTCACGCTACTGTCTATCTATGACCTTACAGCATGAATAAGTAAGAAAACTCACCCAATGGTCATATTTACCATAACTACAAGCGTACAGGATTACTAAACCAGCCGCACGAGGCGAACCGAGCGTGAGTCAGAATTTACCCGCAAAACTTAATGCCCCAGTCTCTTCTTCCGTCAAACCTGTCTGGAGTTGGGAGCGGACTTTAGCCTGGTTGAATGGCCTGCTGCTGCTCGTTGGGGCTGCAGTTATTTTGTCTCCCCTGGCTATTGTTTTCTGGACTTCCTTGACACCGAATCCCGCACTCAGAAATGTAGGTGAAAACCTCGCCTCAAGATGGTCTTGGGATAGTTATCGGGAAGCTTGGCAACGAGGCAACTTTCTGTTGGCTTTCGCCAATTCAACGTTGGTGGCGATCGCCGTAACAGGGTTGCAGACTCTCACATCTGCTTTAGCAGGTTACGCTTTGGCTCGCTTCCAGTTTTGGGGGCGGCAGGCAATTCTCTTGCTCGTCTTGGCTACACTCGTAATTCCGTTTCAACTGTTGGTGATTCCGGTTTTCCTGATTTTGAAGTGGGGTCACTTAATTAATACCTACGGAGCGCTGATTCTACCCACAGCAGCCAACGGATTTGGCATTTTTTTGCTGCGACAGTATTTCCAAACGATTCCGGTGGAACTAGAAGAAGCCGCAGCTTTAGACGGAGCGACTCGTTGGCAGATTTTGTGGCGGGTGATGCTGCCGTTAGCTCGTCCAGCTTTGGTGACGCTATTTCTGTTTACTTTTATTGGTGAGTGGAATGATTTATTCAAGCCGCTTGTGTTTACGACTCGCCCAGAATTGCAGACTGTCCAGTTATCTTTGGCCAGTTTTCAAGAGCAATTTACAAACAATTGGCCTTTGATGATGGCAGCGGTGGTAATCGCAACTGTTCCAGTGGTGCTGCTGTTTTTGGTGGGGCAGCGGCAGTTCATCCAAGGTATTGCCACTACAGGAATCAAAAACTAGATGGTAGTTTCTACTACAGCCTTAAATCTTCAACAGTGCATGAAGCGGCCTTTATACTGAAAGACTGGGGTTGCAGGGGTCAGAGCATGCAGAAGTTAGGCTGGGTTTTAGTGGGGGTGTCGTTTTTGCCCTGGGCTGCGATTCCGTTGGTCTTACCCCGGCTACCAATTACGACAACGCAAAAAACTTTACTGATCCCTGTACTGCTGGTATTAGCAGAGATTTTGTTTTGGCTGGGGCTGCTGATTGTGGGGAAGGAGGCGGCGCAGCGCTATAAACAGTTTTTCAATTTCAAGACTATTTGGCGATCGCTGAAGCGGGGGATTAATCGGTTGGGACGCAGTTTGAGGTAATCCGATCCTTGGGGGCACTCGCCCCCAAACCCCCGCTGAGGGACGGTTGCGTCCCCCAGACCCCCTCCAAACGAATCTAAGTATGAGTGTTTCGATGCTCTTGCTCTTTCTGTGTCTTACTCCTCACTCCTCACTCCTCACTCCTCACCCCTTCCCCTTCCTCATCCCTCAAGTCTGTTTGAATAGTGAGGCGGATTGTTCGGGAGGATTCTAGGCTACCGATTTGGGTTTCGACGACTTCTCCGGAGAGGTGGTTGAGGCAGCTAAGGAGCGATCGCAGGTGGGGGGTGCTGGCTCCGCTGTCTACGTAGAGACGATCGACTAAGCCTGTGACTCGTTTCCAGGTGGTGTAAAGCTTGGCGATAGTTTGTTCGAGCTGAGCGGCTTGGTTGACTAAATCAGCGGTGGAGCTAAGGGAGCCGATGCGGAGGGCTTCTTCTAGGGCGGCTTCTAAGTCTAGTGACTCGTTGTTGAGGGCTTGGACGTTGGTGGCGGCTTCTAGATATTTGGCTAGGTACTTGGCTTCAGAGGTGACTTGCTTAAGGGTGTCTACGTCTGGGCTTTCGGCTACGGTTTCGCGGAGTTCTGCCTGGTGCGACTCTGGCAACTTCTCCATTTCCCGCACGAATGGCGCTAGATAACGAGAGGGGATGGAGTTGGCGGCGGCTTTTTCTTTGATGACTTCTGGTAGCAAATCGGAGGTCATGGCAGTCCATTCGTCAGAGAGCTGCCGTACTTCGCGTCGGGTGATGCGATCGCCTCTTCGCGCTGCGTCACTCACCATTTGCTGCACTTCTGGCGCTGATTGAGCGGTTTCGACGAAGGCGCGTTTGCTAAAGCGCTCAACAGAATCGGTGTCGAGATAGCCGCCTTCTAGTAGAGTATCGGCGCTATCGGCTACCTCAATCAAGGAGTAAGCTTGGCTTTTGCTGATTTCTCGGTCTTGCAGCCACTTGAGGAATCCGGTGCCACGTCCTTCCCCTCCCCGTTTTTCGCGATCGCGGACGGTGCGCAAAATTCGACCTCGCCAAATGTCAGTTTGTAGGTCAAAGCGATCGCAAACTTGCCAAGCGGCTTCTACCCGTTGCTGAAATTCTAAATCTGGAATCTGCTCATCTTCTGGATCAGGCAGCTCGAAATTGAGTTCTAGTCCACCTTCTAGCGCAGCTTCGGCAAAGTCGGTGGGAAATTCAGGGGCTTGAACCATGAGAAACCATGTGCAGAAAACAGCCGGATCATTATGACATGCCTACAAGGGGTTGCCATGAGAAAAACTGACCAAAGTTGGTGCGTCTGCGATCGCTCAGGCCCATCACCAACTTTTCACTTAGCCTCAGCCACCCGTTAGTTGTCGGAAGAGCCAACTGAAGACTAAAAAGCTCAGTGTCACCACGCCAATAAATACAATGAGCAGTCCTAGCAGAGCTGCAATGACAACCCAGCGGTTCACTGAGCGGGCATTAGCGGGAGCAACCCTGAGGTGATCTTCAAGCAATGCGACGTTTTTGGTATTTGCTTTCCAAGTTACGTCTAGGAAATCCCCCAGTACAGGCACCGTGCCAGCCACCGTATCAAATAGCACGTTCGATACCATGCGGGTTAAGGTTTCTTGAGACACACCCAATTTGGCACCTTCCCAAATAATGTAGGCCGAGAATAAGAAGCTCGCTAAATCTCCGCCACCGGGTAAAAGCCCTAGGATGGGGTCAAGCCCAAAGCGGTAGCGAGTCCCCGGAATCGTAATCGAGTTGTCGAGCAGGTGGCTCAGGCTACGAATTCGCTTGAGCCGAGCAGTTTTGGCATCTGAATCGAGACGCATGGGAGGTAGCCAATTAGGTTGGCAATTTAGAGTACTAGAATCCTGCTATCTTGTCACGTCGCCATCCTAGGATTATTAACATTTCTGATACCAACTCATGCAAACAACACATAGCAAGAAGTTGTATCAAGAAACACTAGTAATGTTTGGCATAACTTAATTTCCCGAGCCAGAATATAAAACAGCTTAAGTCAAACCTCAGGGAAGATTATGGACCCTTTATTAGGTGCGCTAATCGCAGCAGCTACTGTTATTGCTTTACAAATTGCGACTTACAAACCACCCAAAGAAACAAAGAAAATTAGTGTAGTAATTAGTGGTAAGACATACGAAATTACTGAGAAATAAAGCTTGAAAAAACTGTTAATCACCGGAGCCAGTGGTTTTTTAGGGTGGCACCTGTGCCAAATTGCTCAGCGCCAGTGGGATGTCTATGGCACTTACTGTTCCCAAGCGATCGCAATGGTTGGCGTCACGGCTCTCAAAGTCGATATCAGCGATTTTGTCGCCCTCAAGCACTTGTTTGAAAGAGTTCAACCGGATGCAGTCATCCATTTAGCGGCACAATCTAGCCCCAACTATTGCCAAACCCATCCTGAAGCTTCACACGCAATTAACGTTACGGCTTCCTGCAACATTGCGGGGCTTTGTAGCGATCGCGTCATTCCTTGTGTGTTCTCTTCTACTGACTTAGTGTTTGATGGCCTCAATCCGCCTTACCGCGAAACTGATCCAGTTAATCCGGTGAATCTGTATGGCGAGCAAAAAGTATTAGCTGAGGCAGGGATGCGATCGCGTTACCCCCAAACTGCTATCTGCCGCATGCCCCTGATGTTTGGAGCGGCTAGCCCCACTGCTACCAGCTTCATGC
This genomic interval carries:
- a CDS encoding DUF4112 domain-containing protein, coding for MRLDSDAKTARLKRIRSLSHLLDNSITIPGTRYRFGLDPILGLLPGGGDLASFLFSAYIIWEGAKLGVSQETLTRMVSNVLFDTVAGTVPVLGDFLDVTWKANTKNVALLEDHLRVAPANARSVNRWVVIAALLGLLIVFIGVVTLSFLVFSWLFRQLTGG
- a CDS encoding aldehyde oxygenase (deformylating), with product MPQLEASLEIDFHSAAYKDAYSRINAIVIEGEQEAHENYLKLAEMLPDNHDQLVSLARMENRHKKGFEACGRNLQVTPDMEFARQFFSDLHGNFQVAAANNQIVTCLLIQSLIIECFAIAAYNIYIPVADDFARKITEGVVKDEYSHLNYGEEWLKANFETAKAELEVANRQNLPLVWRMLNQVAEDAQVLSMEKEALVEDFMIQYGEALSNIGFSTRDIMRMSAYGLAAA
- a CDS encoding carbohydrate ABC transporter permease, yielding MSQNLPAKLNAPVSSSVKPVWSWERTLAWLNGLLLLVGAAVILSPLAIVFWTSLTPNPALRNVGENLASRWSWDSYREAWQRGNFLLAFANSTLVAIAVTGLQTLTSALAGYALARFQFWGRQAILLLVLATLVIPFQLLVIPVFLILKWGHLINTYGALILPTAANGFGIFLLRQYFQTIPVELEEAAALDGATRWQILWRVMLPLARPALVTLFLFTFIGEWNDLFKPLVFTTRPELQTVQLSLASFQEQFTNNWPLMMAAVVIATVPVVLLFLVGQRQFIQGIATTGIKN
- a CDS encoding long-chain acyl-[acyl-carrier-protein] reductase — protein: MFGLIGHLTSLEHAQSVARELGYPEYADQGLDFWCSAPPQIVDTITVTSLTGQKIEGKYVESCFLPEMLATRRIKAATRKVINAMAHAQKHGLNITALGGFSSIIFENFNLNQIQQVRNIKLEFERFTTGNTHTAYIICRQVEQAAKQLGIELSKATVAVCGATGDIGSAVCRWLDARTDVAELLLIARNQERLFDLQAELGRGKVMELDEALPLADIVVWVASMPKGVEIDPSTLKQPCLLIDGGYPKNLGTKIQHPGVHVLNGGIVEHSLDIDWRIMQIVSMDAPARQLFACFAESMLLEFEKWHTNFSWGRNQITVDKMDQIGNASMKHGFRPLLL
- a CDS encoding transporter suffix domain-containing protein yields the protein MQKLGWVLVGVSFLPWAAIPLVLPRLPITTTQKTLLIPVLLVLAEILFWLGLLIVGKEAAQRYKQFFNFKTIWRSLKRGINRLGRSLR
- a CDS encoding NAD(P)-dependent oxidoreductase; its protein translation is MKKLLITGASGFLGWHLCQIAQRQWDVYGTYCSQAIAMVGVTALKVDISDFVALKHLFERVQPDAVIHLAAQSSPNYCQTHPEASHAINVTASCNIAGLCSDRVIPCVFSSTDLVFDGLNPPYRETDPVNPVNLYGEQKVLAEAGMRSRYPQTAICRMPLMFGAASPTATSFMQPFIQMLRDEQELCLFTDEFRTPASGTTAAQGLLLALEKVQGYMHLGGEERISRYEFGRLLVEVLGLPETGLKAGRQQDVKMAAPRPPDVSLDSSLAFSLGYAPLSLREELEALRGRV